Within the Fimbriimonadia bacterium genome, the region GGAAGCGATCCCAATCTTCGACACGCTTCGTGCGCTCGAACACGTCCCGCAAGCTTTCGACCACGTCTAGTGCAGTCCTGCGGAGTCCCGCACGTTCCTTCTCAGAGGGTGTCAGCCGCACCAGGTTGGCCAAGGTCTCGAAGTAGAGGTCGAGCACCTCTTCCGCACGCTCCTCCCGAACCGGAGCGAACCGGCCCCTCTCGAGCGACATCGGATAGGTTACGCGCAAGAATCGGACGAGATCCTCGAACGCCCTCCGATAGTGCCCGAGTGCCTTTCCGGCATTTCCTTCCTGCTCGGCAGCCTCACCGAGCGCAGCATCGGCTTCTGCGTACGCCGTCTCGACGATTTCCGGCACTGCACGCACCGTGGCGTGCGTCGAGGACCGAAGGCTCACGATGCGCTCTGCCGCCGCAACCCAATCACCATCGCCGAGTGCTTTGCGTGTCCTCATCAACCCGCGAAGCGCTTCGAGTGAATAGGGGTCTGCATGTGCTGCCAGAAGGAACATGTCTGCTGCCCCCGACTGTTCACCCATAGCCAGGTACGCCAACGCCATCGCCGTGAACGCTTCGGCGGACGGCTCACTACGCATCGCTCGGCGGAAGTACCGAGCCGCCGTCCATTCTTCCCGGGCTGCCAAGGCAAGGCGACCCGCGGCCACCAAGTATCGCCTGTCATTCGGCGCCCAAGCCAGCGCAGCCTCGAAGCCACGCCTCGCTTCGGCATAGTCACCCGACTCGAGTGCCGCTTGCGCCTGCACCGCTATGAGGCTGGCAATCGCACGCGTCACGAGCGCGATCCCCAGCACTGCTACGATGACCGTCGCACCCAGTGCAAAGCTGCGCTTCGGCAGCAACACGGGCGTCGTGCCGTCTACTGCGAGTGAGAGCCCGAGACCTAACAGAGACCAGAGCGTGAGATTGAGGCTGAACAGATACAGGTCGGAGTCAATAACGTTGTGTGCCCCCGCGCCCACAACCGCAGCTAGCACCGCAGATCGTAGAAGCGGGCGACTCACTCCGAGGAAGAGGTCTTTGTCCGTCACAGGCGTTGCCTCACGGCGCCCCACTCGCAGAAACCACATACCACCCACGACAGACAGTGCCAGGAGCGCAGGCACACCCGCTTCCGAAGCCACCTGCAGATAGCTGTTGTGTGCAAGTCGCGTGAAGCCAACCGAGCCATAAGGTCCGCGCGCCCACGGGAACGATCCGAGCCCGAACCCCTGCAACGGCCTGGCCGCCACCATACGTACCGAGTCCTGCCAGAGGTGGAGTCGGAAGGCAGCGGAGTGCCCTTCCCCTTGGCCTTCCGCGGCAATCACACGTGCGGGGCCGCCCTGCGATTGCAGAACCAGGAACAGCAACGCTATTCCTGCGAGGATTCCACCACTCCGGAGCAGCAAGCGTCGGTCTGCTTCTCGGTTCCACCACGCACACAGTAGAAATGCGAGCGTAGCTAGGCCAAGAGATAGTAGGCCCCCACGTGAACCTGTCAACACGATTGCGGCCAAGCAAAGAAACGCTAACAGCCCAGTCAGCACGGCACGAAGCCGCTCCGCTCGCGCAAAGAACGCCATGGCTAGCGGTGCGACCATGACCAGGTAACCTGCAAGGAAGTCGGGGTTGAAGAAGGTGCCGAATACCCGCCAGTTAGGTACGTCTCGGAAGGTATTCAGATACTGTCTCACTGCCCACAGCGCCTCTAAGGCTCCTGCTAGCGCGAGCACAGCGCCGAGAGCCAAGGCGTAACGGCCGCGTCCCGTCACCCCCGTGACTACCAGCATCGTGCAGAGGCATACCGACCAACGAACCAGTTCCGCGGATACCGTTGCAGGAAATACTGTCCCGATCCGCGATAGCACGAGTAGTACCCAGAAGATCAGAAAGGTGATTAGCAGTGGCATGGTAGGCAGCCGGAATACCGGCATTCGCCACGCCGCAACGACGAAGGCGACGAGGATGGGAGCACCTACGAGCAGGTGGCCCAACTCTGGCGCAGACCCCGATGGCAATCCGGTTAGTACATCGACTCCTTCGGCAGGCCACAGTCCGTAGGCGAAGTATGACGCAACGAACGGTGCAAGGAACAGCGCTACTGCGGCCAGCCACCACTCGATGCGCGGCCTCATTTCCGAAGCCACCGAACGAACGCATCCCACCGGTTCTTGGTTATGAACAGCGAGCCCCTCAACCACAGTCCGAGCGGGACCAAGGGTCGTAGCAATGGCGAGACCTTTCCTACTTCATGCTTCTTGTAGTACAGCCACATGCTGTGGTGAAACATGCGAATCATGCGATTGGCGACCTGGTCGGTGCTACTGCCAATCACATGCACTATCTCGCCGACCGGTGCGTACCACACCTCCCAGCCCGCCTGATGCGCACGTAGACACCAATCCACGTCCTCGCAGTACATGAAGAAGCGCTCGTCGAAGCCGCCGATATCGGCCCGCATCTCGGCCCGTACCATCATCGCCGCCCCAGACACCCAGTCCACTTGCCTCGGCTCGTCGTGTGCCCAGTCACGCATCAGATAGTCCCCTGTGAAGCGATTCTTGGGGAATAGCCTACCGAGGAGAGTGTTGCGAAAGAGCGCTGCCTCTATGGTGGGGAATCGCCTGCAGGAGTACTGCAACGTGCCGTCCGGGTTGACGATGCGCGGTCCGATAATCCCGGCCCTCGGATGCGAATCGCCGAATGCCACCAGACCCGCTAGGGTGCCAGGCCTCACGATCGCGTCCGGATTGAGTGCGAGGAAGTACCTGCCAGATCCTGCGTCCATCGCGCGGTTGTGCGCCGCGCCGAAGCCGAGGTTCTTTTCGGACTCGAGCAAGGTCACCTGTGGAAAGCACTCGCGCACCATTCCGGGGCTCCCGTCCGAGGAGGCGTTGTCAAAGACGATGATCTGAGTTCGCGCCTCGTCCGAGAGCGCAACTAATGAGCTCAGGCAGTCCCGCAGACGCTCACGGGTGTTCCAGCTCGCGATGGTCACGGTCAGGTCGAAATCCGTCATGCCATCCTTTGGCCCTCACCAACGCGCCGAGGATCACCGGTGGCACGACGATCCAGTACATCGGCGAACCCGCCCCCCATGGCAGGTGCTTCCGATAGTACCTGAGCAACGAGATATGCGATTCCCACACCATCTGCGGACGCACCTGCCGGGTAGACGCCCCACCGACATGCTCCACTTCGGCAGCCGGTTCGTACCAGGCTTCCAGTCCGAGGTTCGCCGCACGCCGGCACCAATCCACGTCGTTGAAGAAGATCGGGAACCGCTCGTCGAAACCACCGACGCGCTCCCATGCCGAGCGCTTCATCAGCCAGCACGTGGCCATCGGCTGCGGCACTCGTTGGGCAACGCCGTAGTCCATCGTGCGCATGCGGTAGGAGCCGAACGCACGGGGCAACAGTGCTGCCAAACCTATCGCATCCATTGCCACGCTCAGGGGCGAGGGAAAACCTCGGCAAGAAGCCTGGACGCTGCCGTCCGGCAGGATCAGCTTGGGTGCAACCAAGGCTATCTTCGCATTCGCATAGAGGCGCATCCGTAAAGCCTCGACACATCCTCGACGCAGCCGCGTATCGGCGTTGAGGAACATGAGCTCGTCGCCCGTCGCCTTGCCCGCCGCTAAGTTATTCCCGGACGCATATCCACGGTTGCCCGCAAGCGCGACCAGCCGGACCTCGGGGAAGCTCTTCCTCACCATCGCCACGCTACCGTCGGTCGAGCCATTGTCCACGACTAAGACCTCGTGAGCCTCGCCGCCGAAGCCTATAGGAAGCGACCCGAGGCACTCCGCAAGCAGTTCGCGCGTGTTCCAGTTTACGATCAGGACGGAGGTCATTCGGGGATCAGCTCGGTCAGCTCGCTGACGATCACGTCCGGCGGACACGGGGAGAACCACTCGGCGGTGCCACCCACGGGAATGACCCCCACGGTAGCCGCACCGACG harbors:
- a CDS encoding glycosyltransferase family 2 protein → MTSVLIVNWNTRELLAECLGSLPIGFGGEAHEVLVVDNGSTDGSVAMVRKSFPEVRLVALAGNRGYASGNNLAAGKATGDELMFLNADTRLRRGCVEALRMRLYANAKIALVAPKLILPDGSVQASCRGFPSPLSVAMDAIGLAALLPRAFGSYRMRTMDYGVAQRVPQPMATCWLMKRSAWERVGGFDERFPIFFNDVDWCRRAANLGLEAWYEPAAEVEHVGGASTRQVRPQMVWESHISLLRYYRKHLPWGAGSPMYWIVVPPVILGALVRAKGWHDGFRPDRDHRELEHP
- a CDS encoding glycosyltransferase family 2 protein; amino-acid sequence: MTDFDLTVTIASWNTRERLRDCLSSLVALSDEARTQIIVFDNASSDGSPGMVRECFPQVTLLESEKNLGFGAAHNRAMDAGSGRYFLALNPDAIVRPGTLAGLVAFGDSHPRAGIIGPRIVNPDGTLQYSCRRFPTIEAALFRNTLLGRLFPKNRFTGDYLMRDWAHDEPRQVDWVSGAAMMVRAEMRADIGGFDERFFMYCEDVDWCLRAHQAGWEVWYAPVGEIVHVIGSSTDQVANRMIRMFHHSMWLYYKKHEVGKVSPLLRPLVPLGLWLRGSLFITKNRWDAFVRWLRK
- a CDS encoding O-antigen ligase family protein, whose amino-acid sequence is MRPRIEWWLAAVALFLAPFVASYFAYGLWPAEGVDVLTGLPSGSAPELGHLLVGAPILVAFVVAAWRMPVFRLPTMPLLITFLIFWVLLVLSRIGTVFPATVSAELVRWSVCLCTMLVVTGVTGRGRYALALGAVLALAGALEALWAVRQYLNTFRDVPNWRVFGTFFNPDFLAGYLVMVAPLAMAFFARAERLRAVLTGLLAFLCLAAIVLTGSRGGLLSLGLATLAFLLCAWWNREADRRLLLRSGGILAGIALLFLVLQSQGGPARVIAAEGQGEGHSAAFRLHLWQDSVRMVAARPLQGFGLGSFPWARGPYGSVGFTRLAHNSYLQVASEAGVPALLALSVVGGMWFLRVGRREATPVTDKDLFLGVSRPLLRSAVLAAVVGAGAHNVIDSDLYLFSLNLTLWSLLGLGLSLAVDGTTPVLLPKRSFALGATVIVAVLGIALVTRAIASLIAVQAQAALESGDYAEARRGFEAALAWAPNDRRYLVAAGRLALAAREEWTAARYFRRAMRSEPSAEAFTAMALAYLAMGEQSGAADMFLLAAHADPYSLEALRGLMRTRKALGDGDWVAAAERIVSLRSSTHATVRAVPEIVETAYAEADAALGEAAEQEGNAGKALGHYRRAFEDLVRFLRVTYPMSLERGRFAPVREERAEEVLDLYFETLANLVRLTPSEKERAGLRRTALDVVESLRDVFERTKRVEDWDRFRERTEAVLGS